Genomic segment of Engystomops pustulosus chromosome 8, aEngPut4.maternal, whole genome shotgun sequence:
TGGCTTCATCACCTGCAAGGACCTGGGCAACCTGATGAGGATCATGGGGTACATGCCCACCGAGATGGAGCTGATCGAACTGTCCCAGCAGATCAACATGAATCGTGAGTGTCGGGGGGGAAACGTTCAGCACGATAAGGGTTAATTCTGCAGATCCTCCGCAACGTGTCCCACCTCTACCAATAGTTTAGTGGATTTTGTGTGGATTCCACTCGCCCCCTCATCTACACTGCCGCCATCTTTAACCCAAACCCTTTGTCCTCTCCAGTGGGAGGTCGCGTGGATTTCCAGGATTTTGTTGACCTGATGACTCCGAAACTTCTGGAGGAGACGGCCGGGATGATCGGAGTGAAGGAGCTCAGAGACGCCTTCAAAGAGGTGAGACCTTGCGGAATATTCATGCAGCATTGCATATGTCTCGGGTAGCAGACGGGAGCCAATCAGGTTGCAGCATTACGTATACGAAAAATTTTTGTTACAATTCGTATTCACAGTTTGATGCAAACGGTGACGGTGAGATCACATTAGACGAGCTTCAGCAGGCGATGCAAAGGCTCCTGGGAGAGAAACTGACCAATAGCGAGATCGCAGATGTAGTGCGAGAGGCCGATCTGAACGGGGACGGGACGGTGGATTTTGAAGGTAAACAGGGGACCACTAAATCCTGTGCCTCGTATCTCTCCTCCGCAGcctcctgactgctccctctctctctctttctctcgtaGAGTTTGTCCGGATGATGTCGCGTTGAAGCAAAAACTGAGTCCGTTCCGATCCCGCCATCTCCCGGACGCGCCAAACACCTCACCTGCCtctgtataatgtgtggatgtaGATATAGGTGCCCCCcagctgttatatacaggatcTGCACCCTCCACCATTACTGTGAATAAACTTTGCTTTTGTAACTTTGTGTCTGTGCAGTGTTACTATTATAGAGTCACCAAAGGGTTAATATTGGTGCGGAACGTACGTGCCGGGTCATATACACGATCCTGTCCCTTTGTCCTGATGAAGAACATTTCCTGAAATACTTTGTGCTGCTGTGATTATCCAGGTCTGGAATGGCTCCCCTGGTGGACAGGGACAATAGTGCAGGCGCTGGAGCAGCTCGGGATGGAGCCACGTGGTGACCTCCGGGGACATCGGTCCCAGTCACATgctggagctgctggggggggggggacttaatTGCCTCTCCCTAATTTGTTCTGTATTCTGTTTACTGCCTTCCTCAAAAGATAGGACTGAGGCGCGaggcacgtgtgtgtgtgtgtgtgtgtgtgtgtgtgtgtatatatatatatatatatatatatatatattatgtatgtattattattatatgtatacaATGTGCTGGTAGGTGAAGTCATCGTGAGGGTTTGACACAACAATTAACTCCAGCTCCAACCATAATGATGGACAACGGCCAGTCCTAGTCATCTAGAGGATGGGAGCCTAGCGCCGACGTCCAGTCCCCCGGGGAGCCCAGCGCCGACGTCCAGCCCCCCGGGGAGCCCAGCGCCGACGTCCAGCTCCAGGGGCTTCCGCAGCTTGATCTGAACTGTTTTTCTCAACCAACTTCCTGACAGAAAAGATATGATGATGAGTGAAGTTGTCATGAGGGTCTACCACAACAAGGACTATAAATTACGGCTGACTACAGCTCCACCTACCGGCGGGTGACGCCCAGCCCCGGGGATCCGGCGGGCGACGCCCAGCCCCCGGGGATCCGGTTGGTTACCTCCTGCCCCCGGGGATGCAGTGGGTGACGCCCAGCCCCCGGGGATCCGGTTGGTTACCTCCTGCCCCCGGGGATGCAGCGGGTGACGCCCAGCCCCCGGGGATCCGGTTGGTTACCTCCTGCCCCTGGGGATGCAGCGGGTGACGCCCAGCCCCCGGGGATCCGGTTGGTTACCTCCTGCCCCTGGGGATGCAGCGGGTGACGCCCAGCCCCCGGGGATCCGGTTGGTTACCTCCTGCCCCTGGGGATGCAGCGGGTGACGTCCAGCCCCCGGGGATCCGGTTGGTTACCTCCTGCCCCTGGGGATGCAGCGGGTGACGTCCAGCCCCCGGGGATCCGGTTGGTTACCTCCTGCCCCTGGGGATGCAGCGGGTGACGCCCAGCCCCCGGGGATCCGGTTGGTTACCTCCTGCCCCTGGGGATGCAGCGGGTGACGCCCAGCCCCGGGGATCCGGCGGGTGACGCCCAGCCCCGGGGATCCGGCGGGTGACGCCCAGCCCCCGGGGATCCTGCGGGTGACGCCCAGCCCCCGGGTATCCGGTTGGTTACCTCCTGCCCCCGGGGATGCAGTGGGTGACGCCCAGCCCCCGGGGATCCGGTTGGTTACCTCCTGCCCCCGGGGATCCGGCGGGTGACGCACAGCCCCGGGGATCCGGCGGGTGACGCACAGCCCCGGGGATCCGGCGGGTGACGCCCAGCCCCCGGGGATCCGGCGGGTGACGCCCAGCCCCCGGGGATGCAGTGGGTGACGCCCAGCCCCCGGGGATCCGGTTGGTTACCTCCTGCCCCTGGGGATGCAGCGGGTGACGCCCAGCCCCCGGGGATCCGGTTGGTTACCTCCTGCCCCTGGGGATGCAGCGGGTGACGTCCAGCCCCCGGGGATCCGGTTGGTTACCTCCTGCCCCTGGGGATGCAGCGGGTGACGCCCAGCCCCCGGGGATCCGGTTGGTTACCTCCTGCCCCTGGGGATGCAGCGGGTGACGCCCAGCCCCCGGGGATCCGGTTGGTTACCTCCTGCCCCTGGGGATGCAGCGGGTGACGCCCAGCCCCGGGGATCCGGCGGGTGACGCCCAGCCCCCGGGGATCCTGCGGGTGACGCCCAGCCCCCGGGGATCCGGTTGGTTACCTCCTGCCCCCGGGGATGCAGTGGGTGACGCCCAGCCCCCGGGGATCCGGTTGGTTACCTCCTGCCCCCGGGGATCCGGTTGGTTACCTCCTGCCCCCGGGGATGCAGCGGGTGACGCCCAGCCCCCGGGGATCCGGTTGGTTACCTCCTGCCCCTGGGGATGCAGCGGGTGACGCCCAGCCCCCGGGGATCCGG
This window contains:
- the LOC140074589 gene encoding calcium-binding protein 5-like isoform X2, with protein sequence MRMAPCRAAGAVSRFRRKLTVTDPELTIPVITLGSGMQGLGPACIFLRKGIAEKQGYRELGTDEIEELRDAFVEFDKDKDGFITCKDLGNLMRIMGYMPTEMELIELSQQINMNLGGRVDFQDFVDLMTPKLLEETAGMIGVKELRDAFKEFDANGDGEITLDELQQAMQRLLGEKLTNSEIADVVREADLNGDGTVDFEEFVRMMSR
- the LOC140074589 gene encoding calcium-binding protein 5-like isoform X1, translating into MGNHMGTHAQFIHVEGISKIHAAGAVSRFRRKLTVTDPELTIPVITLGSGMQGLGPACIFLRKGIAEKQGYRELGTDEIEELRDAFVEFDKDKDGFITCKDLGNLMRIMGYMPTEMELIELSQQINMNLGGRVDFQDFVDLMTPKLLEETAGMIGVKELRDAFKEFDANGDGEITLDELQQAMQRLLGEKLTNSEIADVVREADLNGDGTVDFEEFVRMMSR
- the LOC140074589 gene encoding calcium-binding protein 5-like isoform X3, which translates into the protein MQGLGPACIFLRKGIAEKQGYRELGTDEIEELRDAFVEFDKDKDGFITCKDLGNLMRIMGYMPTEMELIELSQQINMNLGGRVDFQDFVDLMTPKLLEETAGMIGVKELRDAFKEFDANGDGEITLDELQQAMQRLLGEKLTNSEIADVVREADLNGDGTVDFEEFVRMMSR